CGTCCTTGCCCGTGAAGATCTTGGCGAGCAGGATCGCGGTCTCGTCCGCCTCGGTGCCGCTGGTCGTGAAGAAGCTCTTCTTTAGCTTGCCCGGCGTGATCTTCGCCAGCTGCTCGGCGACGTCGACGATCGGTTGCGTGGGGTACAGCGTGGACGTGTGGCCCAACTGCGCCATCTGCTCTTCTACCGCGGCAGTGACCTCGGGGTGGCAGTGCCCCAGGCCGACAGTAAGGATCCCGCCGAAGAAATCGAGGTACTCGCGCCCGTCGGCGTCCGCGACGCAGCAGCCGTCGCCGCGCGTGAGGACGATGGGCTCTTCGTAGTAGTTCGCGACGCAGGGAAAGAGGAACTCTTTGTGCCTGGCGCGCACGTCCGCGGCGTCGACGGCGTTTCCATTGGCGGGCTTCATGAGATTCCGCCGATGCCGGAGATCGGACTCTTCACGGCGGGATCGCTGGCGGTCGCTGAGCGGCTCACCTCCGTCCCGGCGACTTGCTCGGCCGCATGTGGCGGCATCGCATGAGAGCACCGCATCAATGGGTCGCCTCCCTCTCGATGAATTGTCCGCGTCCCAGTGTGCCGACGAACTGGCCGTCGCGCGCCTGGATCCTTCCTCGCACCGTAACGACGACCGACCGGCCGATCCGATCCCAACCCTCGTAAGCGTTGTAGTCCACGTTGGAGTGGCTCTCGTCCAGCGAGAATTTCCCGCGGTAAGCCGGATCGTACACCACGAGGTCGGCATCGCTGCCGACCTGCACCGTCCCCTTGCGCGGATACATCCCGAAGATCCGCGCGGCCTGCGTGCTGCACGCGTCCACCATCGTGTTGAGATCCATCCGCCCGGCCATGACGCCGTGCGTGTGAATCAGGTCCACGCGCTCCTGGATGCTGGCGATCCCGTTGGGAATCTTCGTGAACGCGTCGCGCCCCATCTGCTTCTGGTCCTCGAAGCGGAACGGCGCGTGGTCGGTGCCGATCGTGCTGATCGCGCGCGACTTGAGCCCGTTCCAGAGCACGTCCTGGTTGCGCTTCTCCCGGAGCGGCGGCGACATGACGTACTTCGCGCCCTCGAAATTCCCGCGCCCGGCGTAGCTCTCGTCGAGCACGAGGTGCGGCGCGACGGCTTCGATCCACACGTCCACTCCGCGATACCGCGCCGCGAGCGCTTCGCGCACCGCGTCGTCGCAGGACGTGTGCACGGTGTAGACGTGCGTGCCGAGCAGCGCGGCGAACGAGCAGATGTGGTGCACGCCGCTCGCCTCGACGACGGGCGGGCGGGACGGGCCGTGCCATTCGGGACCCGTCTTCCCCTCCGCGAGCAATGCTTGCTGCATCGCGTCGATCGCTTCGGCGTTCTCGCAGTGCGCCGTGACGATGACGCCCAGCTCGCGCGCGAGCTTCATCGCGGCAAAGAGGTCTTCGTCCGACAGGTCGAGCGCTCCCTTGTACGCCAGGAAGACCTTGAACGACGCGACGCCGGCACCGACGATCCTGCGGAACTGCTGCCGCGCGGATTCGTCGAACCGCACGACGGACATGTGGAAGGTGTAGTCCATGGCCGAGATGCCGTCGGCCTTGGACTTCCACACTTCGAACGCGTCCCACGGCTCGTCGGTGGGGCCCGGGCAGATCATCTCGATGACAGTGGTGGTCCCGCCCGCCAGCGCGGCCCTGCTCGCCGACTCGTAGTCGTCGGCTGCGTGCGTGCCCATGAACGGCAGGTGGATGTGCACGTGCGGGTCGATGAATCCCGGGAACACGTACTTCCCCGTTGCGTCCACTATCTCGAGATCCTTCGGCGGTAGCGACTTCGGATCAATGCTCGGCTCGATGCGCGTGATCGTCTCGCCCGCCGCGTACACGTCCGCGACATAGTCCTCCGTCGCCGTAATGATCCGCCCGCCGCGTATCAGCAGAGACATGCTGAGTTCAGAGTTCCGGGTGGCTCGTGTAGATGACCGCTCGCACGACTTCGAGTCCCGCTCCGGTCGCTACGCGCGCAAACTGCGCGCGCTAGCACGCGACCTTCGGGGACCCGAAGCCGCGCGAGCTGCCTCCGGGGCGAGGCTCCGAATTCCTGACCACCCCTGTTCCGCTGTTCGCGCGGGCGGATCATGTCGCCGACCGCGACCAGCCGGCGGTTCGCGCGCGGCCGCACCGGCAGCATCGCGCCCGCCGCGGGAGGGAAAGGCGGTTCTCCCGAGTCGCATACCGTTCGGGCACGCGCGAATGCCCGGGCAGCCCGCGGACCCGGTGGTCCCCGCAGGCTGCGTCTTAGCGAGCGAAGCGAGCGTAGCAGCCGAAGTGGGACCATCGGGTGTGCGAGCTGCGGCGCACCGTGCGCGCGTAGCGGCCGAAGCGGGAGTACCGGCACCGAGAGCTGCGCCGAAACGATCATGGCAACTGCTCGGTCAAATCAGAGTATGTATCCGGCCGGCGGTCGCGGTAGAACTGCCAGGTGCGGCGGACTTCTTCGATCATGCCGAGGTCGAGGTCGGCGATCACCAACTCGTCGTCTTGCTCGCTGCCGACCGCCAGGAAGTTGCCGCGCGGATCCACGAAGTAGCTCGTGCCGTAGAACTTGCCGATGTTCCACGGCGCCTCTGTGCCGACGCGGTTGATGCAGCCCATGAAGTAGCCGTTCGCGACCGCGTGCGCCGGCTGCTCAAGCTTCCACAGGTACTGCGACAATCCCTTCACCGTGGCGGACGGATTGTACACGATCTCCGCGCCGTGCAGACCGAGGAGCCGCGCGCCCTCGGGAAAGTGCCGGTCATAGCAGATGTACACGCCGATCTTGGCGTACCGCGTCTGGAACGTGGGGTAGCCGAGGTTGCCGGGCTTGAAGAAGTATTTCTCCCAGAACCCGGACGTCTGCGGAATGTGATTCTTGCGGTACTTGCCGAGGTACGTGCCGTCCGCGTCGATCACCGCGGCGGTGTTGTAGTACACGCCCGCCATCTCGCGCTCGTACACCGGCACGATGATCACCATCTCGTGCTTCTTCGCGATCTGCTGCATCAGCTCGACCGTGGGACCGGGCACGGCCTCGGCGATGTCGCACCAGCGCGAGTCCTGGCTCGGGCAGAAGTACGGGCCGTTGAAGATCTCCTGCAGGCACAGGATCTGAACGCCCTTGAGCCCGGCCTCCTCGATCATCGGCAGGTGCTTCGCGAGCATCGCGTCGCGCACGTCTTCAACCGACGCCCCTGCGTCGTTGAGAGGGTTGCTCATTTGAATCAACCCGCTTCGTACCGTCCGCTGCCCGGTTGCCATGTCGCGGCGCGACGCGTGCTGGACTCGGGATGGGCTTTGGCGCCTACGCGAGCTGGCGCTCGCTAAGACGGCGCCGTCGCCCACCCCGGTCCGCGCACGCGGCGGGCGGGCACTGCTGCCGCGGCCGGTGGTTGCGGCTTTGAGCTTGCCACTGCCGGCCTCTCCGCCGCCCGGGCGTGGTCTCGTTCGCCCTGAACCGCGTTTCGCTGCCATGCTCCGCCTCCCTACTTCGGCGAGCGGCCCGCGGCCAGCATCCCGATCAGGATGCCCGCGCCGATTCCGATTCCGATGCCGATCGCCAGGTTGCCG
The sequence above is a segment of the Gemmatimonadaceae bacterium genome. Coding sequences within it:
- the hydA gene encoding dihydropyrimidinase: MSLLIRGGRIITATEDYVADVYAAGETITRIEPSIDPKSLPPKDLEIVDATGKYVFPGFIDPHVHIHLPFMGTHAADDYESASRAALAGGTTTVIEMICPGPTDEPWDAFEVWKSKADGISAMDYTFHMSVVRFDESARQQFRRIVGAGVASFKVFLAYKGALDLSDEDLFAAMKLARELGVIVTAHCENAEAIDAMQQALLAEGKTGPEWHGPSRPPVVEASGVHHICSFAALLGTHVYTVHTSCDDAVREALAARYRGVDVWIEAVAPHLVLDESYAGRGNFEGAKYVMSPPLREKRNQDVLWNGLKSRAISTIGTDHAPFRFEDQKQMGRDAFTKIPNGIASIQERVDLIHTHGVMAGRMDLNTMVDACSTQAARIFGMYPRKGTVQVGSDADLVVYDPAYRGKFSLDESHSNVDYNAYEGWDRIGRSVVVTVRGRIQARDGQFVGTLGRGQFIEREATH
- a CDS encoding nitrilase-related carbon-nitrogen hydrolase; translated protein: MSNPLNDAGASVEDVRDAMLAKHLPMIEEAGLKGVQILCLQEIFNGPYFCPSQDSRWCDIAEAVPGPTVELMQQIAKKHEMVIIVPVYEREMAGVYYNTAAVIDADGTYLGKYRKNHIPQTSGFWEKYFFKPGNLGYPTFQTRYAKIGVYICYDRHFPEGARLLGLHGAEIVYNPSATVKGLSQYLWKLEQPAHAVANGYFMGCINRVGTEAPWNIGKFYGTSYFVDPRGNFLAVGSEQDDELVIADLDLGMIEEVRRTWQFYRDRRPDTYSDLTEQLP